CTGCCTTATTTCGTAAGTAACATCTTTATTGTCTAAATATATATGATTTTCGCTTCGAATGTTTTTAATAGTGATTTCTGTGTTAGACAACAAAGTTTTAATACATTCATTAGAATTTAAATCGTGTTTTTTCTTTATTGCTTTTAGAGTTAATGCTCTGTACATTGCTCCTGTATCGATATAACAATATTTAAGTTTTTTTGCTAAACGCTTTGCCACCGTACTTTTCCCAGCTCCGGCTGGACCGTCAATGGCTATTTGAATGGGCTTCACTGTGGTCTCCCTCCCTATTTTTCTAAACCCTAACTAAACCAATTCGACATTAAATTAAGTTTTCCTCTATACTATTATTATTTTTTTATGTTTTTAATTCCAAAAGTAAATTTTTAAATGATGATAAGTCCAACGATTGAGCTCCATCAGATAATGCTTCGGAAGGGTTGTTATGTACTTCTACCATAATTCCCTGGCCTCCAACTGCTATAGCTGCCTTAGATAGAGGCAGCACCAAAGACTTTCTACCTGTTCCATGACTGGGGTCAACTATAATAGGTAAGTGTGTTAGTTCTCTAATAGCTGCAACTGCATTTAAATCCATAGTATTTCTAGTGTATGTTTCAAAAGTTCTTATACCCCTTTCACATAGCACTACATTTTTATTTCCACTTGCCATTATATACTCCGCAGCAGTTAAAAATTCTTCAATGGTAGCCGACATCCCTCTTTTGAGAAGTATCGGGTTTGAATAACCACCTAACTTTTTTAGTAATTGATAATTGAACATATTTCTAGTACCTATCTGGATAATATCGCAGTAGTTCGCCACAAGTTCCAAGGAACTTTCATCAACAGCTTCACTTACCGTTATCAAGTTATACTTATTTGAAACTTTTTTTAATATTTTAAGTCCTTCTTCCTGTAACCCTTGGAAACTATATGGGGAAGTCCTTGGCTTAAAAGCACCTCCTCTTAAAATCGGCACAGAGTGGTCATGTAGAAAAGAAGCAATGCACTCCATTTGCTTTTCACTTTCTACAGCACATGGTCCCGCAATAATTATTGGTGACTTCCCTATTGCTAAATTTTTAATTTGTATTACGGAATCTTCGCCAGCATTTTTTCTACTAGCTAGTGGAATAAGTTTTTGGATTTCATGTTTCGTTACCATTTTCTCCTCCTGATATGTCAGGCCTCATTTTTTTTGCATCACGTAAATAAATATGAAAAAGATCTTTATCCATAGTATTTATATGTATTATTACTCTGATACATTTTTTTAGAGCACCGTTTATTTTAGCCTCTTGAACACAAAATAATGGGGTGTCAGTCATCCCCATTTCTCTAAAGTGTTTTGCTGGGTTTGATGCATTTAAATCATCAGTTAGCGAAAAAATTACTGAAACTAAGTCTTCTGGTTTTAATTGGTTTTTCTTTAATATTTCACCAATTAAGCAATGTGTAGCTTCTCTAATCTCTTTTTCGTTATTTTGCGTTACAGTAATGGCCCCTCTTATTGCTTGCATCAAAAACCCTCCAATCTAGAAATATAAACAAGTATATGGTTTATAGATGGGATTTTCAATAGAATTTGTATTATCAAAAGTATGGTTGATATGTAAATTAATGTTTTTATTATTGATTTCTCATTTTTTTCTAAAATATTAAAAATATCCATCATTTCTCACATTTTAATATGTGAAAACCTCCTTTTTTGTCAATAGTATCTACTTGGCTAAAAAAAGATTGTAAATATTTTTTTAAGGATTTTGCTCCTTGCTTAACTCTAATAACTACCCATAACTCTCCTTCTGCATTTAGGTGCTTATGACAATCCTTCAATATAGTATAAACTACATTTTTTCCTGCTCTTATAGGAGGATTAACTAAAATGTAGTCAAAGTTGCTGTTAATGTTTTTAAAGCCATCACTTTGAATACAATTACTATAAACATTATTCTTTTCACAATTTTTTTTGCATAAAGAAACAGCTCTGCTATTAATATCTACACTAGTCATAGACACTTCTAAAAAGCAGGAAATTGCCACTGATATAAACCCATATCCACATCCCAAATCTAGCACCTGTGCCTTTTGACGGTTTTTTGAGTTGTTTTCCACAAAGCTTTTAACTAGTAGAGCACTTCCTTTATCAATTCTTCCTTTTGAAAATACAGAGGTGTCATAAATAAATTCAAACTTTTTCCCCATAAATTGTTCTGAGAACTTTTTTTCATTGCTTTCACTTTTGGGGGTTGCAGTAAAATAATGTTCTGACATCTTTCTCACCTTTCATTAAAGCTATTATTTGTTGTGATACTCTAACCCGATTCTTGTCAATAGCCGCTCACCTTGCGCTTTATCCAAGCTAATATCAGAGGGATCTAATATTTCTATTTT
This genomic interval from Proteinivorax tanatarense contains the following:
- the aroF gene encoding 3-deoxy-7-phosphoheptulonate synthase, whose amino-acid sequence is MVTKHEIQKLIPLASRKNAGEDSVIQIKNLAIGKSPIIIAGPCAVESEKQMECIASFLHDHSVPILRGGAFKPRTSPYSFQGLQEEGLKILKKVSNKYNLITVSEAVDESSLELVANYCDIIQIGTRNMFNYQLLKKLGGYSNPILLKRGMSATIEEFLTAAEYIMASGNKNVVLCERGIRTFETYTRNTMDLNAVAAIRELTHLPIIVDPSHGTGRKSLVLPLSKAAIAVGGQGIMVEVHNNPSEALSDGAQSLDLSSFKNLLLELKT
- the aroH gene encoding chorismate mutase, which codes for MQAIRGAITVTQNNEKEIREATHCLIGEILKKNQLKPEDLVSVIFSLTDDLNASNPAKHFREMGMTDTPLFCVQEAKINGALKKCIRVIIHINTMDKDLFHIYLRDAKKMRPDISGGENGNET
- a CDS encoding class I SAM-dependent methyltransferase, which encodes MSEHYFTATPKSESNEKKFSEQFMGKKFEFIYDTSVFSKGRIDKGSALLVKSFVENNSKNRQKAQVLDLGCGYGFISVAISCFLEVSMTSVDINSRAVSLCKKNCEKNNVYSNCIQSDGFKNINSNFDYILVNPPIRAGKNVVYTILKDCHKHLNAEGELWVVIRVKQGAKSLKKYLQSFFSQVDTIDKKGGFHILKCEK